One segment of Nothobranchius furzeri strain GRZ-AD chromosome 13, NfurGRZ-RIMD1, whole genome shotgun sequence DNA contains the following:
- the LOC139062460 gene encoding zinc finger and SCAN domain-containing protein 29-like, giving the protein MSQNRALTQTSKLTSVDMMASPCSQTSSPNPWSNEEVKTFLSLLSDERIQRKLDGTVRNEKIFQGLALAMFTHGFERTSKQCREKIKKLKAEYRSVKDHNSRSGAHRRQWKWFAEMDAIYGERPVSNGRESGVDSHSS; this is encoded by the coding sequence ATGTCACAGAATCGCGCCCTAACTCAAACCTCCAAACTCACCAGCGTTGACATGATGGCTTCTCCCTGCTCCCAGACCTCATCTCCTAACCCGTGGAGCAATGAAGAGGTTAAAACCTTCCTCTCGTTGCTCAGCGACGAAAGAATCCAGCGCAAACTGGATGGCACGGTGCGTAATGAAAAGATATTTCAGGGGCTTGCACTGGCGATGTTCACCCACGGCTTTGAACGCACCTCGAAGCAGTgccgagaaaaaataaaaaagctcaaGGCTGAGTACAGGTCCGTCAAGGACCACAACAGCAGGAGTGGAGCACACAGGCGGCAGTGGAAGTGGTTTGCTGAAATGGACGCCATTTATGGTGAGAGGCCTGTGAGTAATG